In one window of Pseudomonadota bacterium DNA:
- a CDS encoding helix-turn-helix domain-containing protein — MMDELKEITEKITFIRAYDPDGAARLERLIGKKDALKEGNVYGERFTDRQFSLVFNPLLDTTFERARILEVLSQSAGTVSGLSEKLGIEKDRVFTHIKEMMRKNLVEIAGHDGRDPKFRRKIS; from the coding sequence ATGATGGATGAACTGAAAGAAATTACAGAGAAAATAACATTTATCAGGGCATATGATCCTGACGGAGCGGCGCGACTTGAGCGGCTCATAGGAAAGAAGGATGCCCTGAAAGAAGGAAACGTATATGGTGAACGTTTTACTGACAGGCAGTTCTCGCTCGTTTTTAACCCCCTGCTCGATACTACATTTGAGAGGGCGCGTATACTTGAGGTGTTATCACAGAGTGCGGGTACAGTATCAGGTCTTTCTGAAAAACTGGGCATTGAAAAAGACAGGGTGTTTACCCATATAAAGGAAATGATGAGAAAAAACCTGGTGGAGATAGCCGGACACGATGGAAGAGACCCGAAGTTTCGGAGGAAAATATCTTGA
- a CDS encoding CoB--CoM heterodisulfide reductase iron-sulfur subunit B family protein produces the protein MATLTYYPGCSLKTSSKFYEASIKEVFSFYGIGLKELGDWSCCGASAAHTVDEMLAHALAARNIAMAEADGNHFFAPCSACYNRSRITNEKMLKDKELREEVNKLISPLQCLGTIEIKNIIEVFHDYVGIERIARGIQHNLSAIKVVPYYGCVLTRIPGVKAFDDVEDPVSMDTLLWAVGTELVKWPFKMECCGASKTLTNKDTTLRLSSKIMDMARAVGADMIVTSCPLCQMNLDLLPYLGTAEDNLPVLFLSEVFELALFGKLSGSGSHIIPVDGVVKKVKRANT, from the coding sequence ATGGCAACGCTGACCTACTACCCCGGATGTTCATTAAAAACATCGAGTAAATTCTACGAAGCATCGATCAAAGAGGTATTCTCTTTTTACGGGATCGGGTTGAAGGAATTGGGCGATTGGTCCTGTTGCGGGGCCTCTGCTGCGCACACAGTGGATGAAATGCTTGCGCACGCCCTTGCTGCGAGGAATATAGCCATGGCGGAAGCCGACGGCAACCATTTCTTTGCGCCTTGTTCAGCCTGCTACAATAGGTCCAGGATTACCAATGAGAAGATGCTCAAAGATAAAGAACTGAGAGAAGAAGTCAACAAACTGATATCCCCCCTTCAGTGTCTCGGTACGATAGAGATAAAAAATATCATTGAAGTATTTCACGATTATGTCGGGATTGAGCGAATCGCCAGGGGGATACAACACAACCTTTCTGCCATAAAGGTTGTCCCCTATTACGGGTGCGTCCTGACAAGGATCCCAGGTGTGAAGGCCTTCGATGATGTTGAAGACCCCGTGAGCATGGATACCCTCCTCTGGGCAGTGGGGACAGAACTTGTAAAATGGCCTTTTAAAATGGAATGCTGTGGTGCAAGCAAAACCCTCACAAACAAAGACACTACGTTAAGATTATCGAGTAAGATTATGGATATGGCCCGTGCAGTCGGGGCAGACATGATTGTAACCTCTTGTCCGCTTTGCCAGATGAACCTTGACCTCTTGCCCTATCTCGGGACGGCTGAGGATAATCTGCCCGTCCTGTTTTTGTCCGAGGTTTTTGAACTTGCCCTCTTTGGAAAGCTTTCCGGCAGCGGGTCGCACATCATACCGGTGGATGGAGTGGTGAAGAAGGTGAAAAGAGCGAATACATGA
- a CDS encoding 4Fe-4S dicluster domain-containing protein, whose product MDNLEFLHETEEASGESISTCYQCYKCTNGCPVAAEMDVLPHRIIRHIILGNREKVLASKTIWTCLQCVTCSVRCPNDIDVAHVFDALRKISVKEHREADKDTWLFDSFFLDSVRKHGKLHELEAIMRYKLAKRDLFSDTKMGIGMFLKGRMGILPHNVKDRKQLREIFEKIEGGKVKGKR is encoded by the coding sequence ATGGACAACCTGGAATTTTTGCATGAAACAGAGGAGGCATCGGGAGAGAGCATATCAACATGCTACCAGTGCTATAAGTGCACAAATGGCTGCCCTGTGGCAGCCGAAATGGATGTACTCCCACACAGGATCATACGACACATCATACTTGGCAACAGGGAGAAGGTTCTCGCATCGAAAACCATCTGGACATGCCTGCAATGCGTAACATGCAGTGTCAGATGCCCCAATGATATAGATGTTGCCCATGTCTTTGACGCGTTGCGGAAAATATCGGTAAAAGAGCATCGTGAAGCAGACAAAGACACGTGGCTCTTTGACAGTTTCTTTCTGGACAGCGTGAGAAAGCACGGAAAACTCCATGAACTGGAGGCGATCATGCGCTACAAGCTGGCAAAGAGAGACCTTTTCAGTGATACAAAGATGGGTATAGGCATGTTTTTAAAAGGGAGGATGGGCATCCTCCCGCATAACGTGAAGGACAGGAAGCAGTTGAGGGAGATATTCGAGAAGATAGAAGGTGGGAAGGTGAAAGGTAAAAGGTAA
- a CDS encoding glutamate synthase: MRHKNIAQAMIDARYHLRDAGNLVKQGGIEAEEGGCGVTGFACSIPVSGRHIYEPSVQMHNRGNGKGGGLAAVGLTPDKLGVSQEILDNDFLLQIALLDESVLPEMEARFIRPHFRVDHESFLDTIDDYRDMPGLEVKPPQVKRYFVRVKPEVLAHFRKERNLEMLPADKAEEEFIYQNTYRLNLALYSSLGEKRAFVLSHGRNMMILKIVGYAEQVARYYKLDNFDAHIWIAHQRYPTKGRVWHPGGAHPFIGLDEALVHNGDFANYYSVSEYLKQRNIYPLFLTDTEVSVQVFDLLNRVYGYPLEYIIEALAPTSEMDFDKLSVEKQRIYRQIQAAHIHGSPDGPWFFIIARTDVRNKQFQLIGITDTAMLRPQVFALQKGDVEIGLICSEKQAIDATLESLAKEDPRFGTVADQYWNARGGSYTDGGSFIFTIKESSPGHMDLTCTDKFGRVIDVPKKQVPCDFTKEQPLSIIDIDLVGEVEKKLSQGKTAELFISLKKNIVSWDYGDMLTMLNHLTVLAENERIKGPVIELLTLLLDRRYSTGSKRRRSILQMILNSLDTTFRSVPLLNGAPAGRYARIDFASREKLRAPVPGEEVLVADAGLFQPEGDDSFARIISDAYRLGWRQFICFGHRGQRFLGCGFGPQTKGVRIDVYNSSGDYFASGIDGLEMYVHGNAQDQLGQILKSGKLVVYGDVGQTFMYGAKGGEVYVMGNAAGRPLINAVGKPRVIINGTALDFLAESFMAGDPYSGGGFVILNALTFDIDGNVIPQETPYSGSNIFSLASGGAIFVRDPYGRIVPEQLNGGQILPFNGRDWELILPYLKENERLFGISIDEHLLTVDGKRRQPEEVYRTIGAVKLSVLSSSAATLTMNEEWTTGDYVLSSILPRTAL; this comes from the coding sequence ATGAGACATAAAAACATAGCTCAGGCAATGATTGATGCACGTTACCATCTCCGGGATGCCGGGAACCTTGTGAAACAGGGTGGCATAGAGGCAGAGGAAGGCGGTTGCGGCGTCACGGGGTTTGCCTGCAGCATACCGGTGAGCGGGCGGCATATATATGAGCCTTCGGTGCAGATGCACAATCGTGGTAACGGAAAGGGCGGCGGTCTTGCCGCTGTAGGTTTAACCCCGGACAAACTCGGTGTAAGCCAGGAGATACTGGATAATGATTTTCTCCTTCAGATTGCCCTTCTCGATGAATCGGTATTACCCGAGATGGAAGCACGCTTTATCCGTCCCCACTTCCGTGTCGACCATGAATCGTTCCTGGACACCATTGACGATTACAGGGATATGCCGGGACTTGAGGTAAAGCCTCCTCAGGTGAAACGGTACTTTGTGCGCGTGAAGCCCGAAGTTCTCGCCCATTTTCGGAAAGAACGCAATCTGGAGATGCTGCCGGCAGATAAGGCAGAAGAGGAATTTATCTATCAGAATACTTACCGGCTTAACCTTGCCCTTTACAGCTCCCTTGGTGAGAAGAGGGCCTTTGTCCTCTCCCACGGCAGGAATATGATGATACTGAAGATCGTAGGATACGCTGAACAGGTGGCCCGGTACTACAAACTCGACAATTTTGATGCGCATATATGGATTGCCCACCAGCGCTACCCCACGAAAGGTCGTGTATGGCATCCCGGTGGTGCCCATCCCTTTATCGGGCTGGATGAGGCGCTTGTGCACAATGGTGACTTTGCCAATTACTACTCTGTCTCCGAATATCTGAAACAGAGAAATATTTACCCCTTGTTCCTCACCGATACAGAGGTTTCCGTACAGGTCTTTGACCTCCTGAACAGGGTATACGGATATCCCCTCGAGTATATCATCGAGGCCTTAGCGCCCACCTCAGAAATGGACTTTGATAAGCTTTCCGTTGAAAAGCAGCGTATATACAGACAGATTCAGGCTGCGCATATTCACGGTTCGCCTGATGGTCCATGGTTTTTTATCATTGCCCGCACCGATGTCCGCAACAAACAGTTTCAGCTTATTGGTATCACAGATACAGCAATGCTGCGGCCCCAGGTCTTTGCTTTGCAGAAAGGAGATGTGGAAATCGGTCTTATCTGCTCTGAGAAACAGGCCATTGATGCAACGCTCGAAAGCCTTGCAAAGGAAGACCCGCGGTTCGGAACGGTGGCCGACCAGTACTGGAATGCCCGCGGCGGCAGCTATACGGATGGCGGTTCTTTTATATTTACCATTAAAGAATCCTCACCAGGGCATATGGACCTTACGTGCACCGATAAGTTCGGACGGGTTATTGATGTGCCGAAAAAGCAAGTCCCTTGTGATTTTACAAAGGAACAGCCTCTTTCAATCATTGACATTGATCTGGTTGGCGAGGTTGAGAAAAAACTTTCTCAAGGCAAAACCGCTGAACTCTTTATATCACTCAAAAAGAATATTGTATCGTGGGATTATGGGGATATGCTTACTATGCTCAACCACCTTACTGTTCTGGCAGAAAATGAACGCATTAAAGGCCCTGTTATTGAACTCCTTACCCTGTTGCTTGACCGTCGATACTCAACGGGTAGCAAAAGACGCCGCTCGATCTTACAGATGATTCTCAATTCCCTTGATACGACCTTCCGGTCGGTGCCCCTTCTGAATGGAGCACCGGCAGGGCGTTATGCACGGATAGATTTTGCATCCCGCGAGAAACTTCGTGCACCGGTGCCAGGCGAAGAGGTGCTCGTGGCAGATGCAGGCCTATTCCAGCCTGAAGGTGATGATTCCTTTGCGCGCATTATATCTGATGCATACCGGCTCGGCTGGAGGCAATTCATCTGTTTCGGTCACCGCGGTCAGCGCTTCCTCGGATGCGGTTTCGGTCCCCAGACAAAAGGTGTGCGCATTGATGTCTATAACTCCAGCGGTGACTACTTTGCATCCGGCATAGACGGGCTTGAAATGTACGTTCACGGCAACGCCCAGGACCAACTGGGGCAGATTTTAAAATCAGGTAAGCTCGTTGTGTACGGCGATGTCGGGCAGACCTTCATGTATGGTGCAAAAGGCGGCGAGGTCTATGTTATGGGAAATGCCGCAGGCCGTCCGCTCATCAATGCAGTGGGAAAACCGAGGGTTATCATCAACGGCACAGCGCTTGATTTCCTTGCAGAATCCTTCATGGCAGGAGACCCTTACAGCGGCGGCGGCTTTGTCATCCTGAATGCATTAACCTTCGACATTGACGGAAATGTGATTCCACAGGAGACACCCTACTCCGGATCAAACATCTTTTCATTAGCATCCGGTGGAGCCATCTTTGTCCGTGACCCCTATGGCAGGATTGTTCCAGAGCAATTAAACGGCGGGCAGATTCTTCCTTTCAACGGGCGTGACTGGGAGCTTATCCTCCCCTATCTTAAAGAAAATGAGAGACTTTTTGGCATATCTATTGATGAGCACCTGCTCACGGTGGATGGGAAAAGGCGTCAGCCGGAAGAGGTATACCGTACCATCGGCGCTGTAAAGCTTTCCGTACTTTCCAGCAGTGCAGCAACGCTTACGATGAACGAGGAGTGGACGACAGGGGATTATGTCTTGTCTTCCATTCTACCACGCACTGCATTATAA
- a CDS encoding glutamate synthase-related protein, with protein sequence MSFEPQKFDFPSVKEIPSRFRNALGRYRIAINRSCNNCGLCIELCPYGVYKKGAKWPKAACDHFCTGFTCSTNEFYCVNRCPEKAITVTVNPAFEILGDRRWTGDLLASTWHMAETGEIPHQDLNYKTGDSEGGFDKLRFIFPKENRGNEEGFEDVSTAIELNRSDDSRPKITIPVPFYLGGMSFGSVSIITMLSRVRAAVALGTFCCTGEGGYPEELMDYDDHIITQVATGLFGVREETIKRVRIVEFKYAQGAKPGLGGHLLGDKVTPRVAQMREAVQGSALFSPFPFHSVYSVEDHKKHVDWIKETNSKALVSVKVSTPTDVDMVTVGSYYAGAHIVQLDGSYGGTGAAPDIAKKNIAMPIEYALPKVHKFLLTEGIRDKITIIASGGIRTAYDMAKAIAMGADGVCLGTADLVALECIRCHHCESGRGCARGIATTDEELTGLMELEWGSQRIINMYMAWRHQLIAILKKLGMKSVSELVGRFDVLAHLDYIKQEEIEGELERF encoded by the coding sequence ATGTCATTCGAACCGCAGAAATTTGATTTTCCAAGTGTAAAGGAAATCCCGAGCCGCTTCAGGAATGCCCTTGGCAGATACCGCATTGCAATAAACAGATCCTGTAACAACTGCGGGTTATGTATTGAGCTCTGCCCTTATGGTGTCTATAAAAAAGGTGCAAAATGGCCGAAGGCGGCCTGTGACCATTTCTGTACCGGGTTTACGTGCAGCACAAACGAATTCTATTGCGTAAACAGGTGTCCTGAAAAGGCCATCACCGTGACGGTCAATCCTGCCTTTGAGATACTGGGTGACAGACGGTGGACTGGCGACCTCCTTGCCAGCACCTGGCATATGGCAGAGACCGGCGAGATTCCGCATCAGGACTTGAATTACAAAACGGGTGATTCAGAGGGCGGCTTTGATAAACTCCGTTTCATATTCCCAAAGGAAAACAGGGGGAACGAGGAGGGATTTGAGGACGTATCGACAGCAATCGAGTTGAACCGTTCGGACGATTCCCGCCCAAAGATAACGATTCCCGTGCCCTTTTATTTGGGGGGCATGTCTTTCGGCTCGGTAAGTATCATAACGATGCTTTCCCGTGTCAGGGCTGCCGTAGCGCTGGGCACCTTCTGCTGCACTGGTGAAGGGGGCTACCCTGAAGAGCTCATGGACTACGACGACCACATCATTACACAGGTAGCAACCGGACTTTTTGGTGTACGGGAAGAAACGATCAAAAGGGTCCGTATTGTGGAGTTCAAATATGCCCAGGGTGCAAAACCCGGTCTCGGCGGACACCTGCTGGGAGATAAAGTGACCCCCCGTGTTGCACAGATGCGCGAGGCCGTACAAGGCAGTGCGCTCTTTTCCCCTTTTCCGTTCCACAGCGTTTACTCGGTTGAAGATCACAAGAAACATGTGGACTGGATTAAGGAGACCAATTCCAAGGCCCTCGTGTCGGTGAAGGTATCGACACCTACCGATGTGGATATGGTAACCGTGGGAAGCTACTATGCCGGAGCTCATATTGTTCAACTCGACGGAAGCTACGGCGGGACAGGCGCTGCCCCCGATATAGCAAAAAAGAATATCGCCATGCCCATTGAGTACGCACTTCCCAAGGTTCACAAATTCCTCCTGACAGAAGGGATCAGGGACAAGATAACGATTATAGCAAGCGGTGGCATTCGCACGGCCTATGACATGGCAAAGGCTATTGCCATGGGCGCCGATGGAGTTTGCCTCGGTACTGCCGATCTTGTTGCCCTTGAGTGCATCCGCTGTCACCACTGTGAATCGGGCCGGGGTTGCGCACGGGGCATTGCCACAACGGACGAAGAACTTACGGGCCTTATGGAACTTGAATGGGGTAGCCAGCGCATCATCAATATGTATATGGCATGGCGCCATCAGCTTATTGCTATACTGAAGAAGCTTGGCATGAAGAGCGTATCAGAGCTGGTGGGGCGTTTCGATGTTCTCGCCCACCTTGATTATATAAAACAGGAAGAGATTGAAGGAGAACTTGAGAGGTTTTGA
- a CDS encoding glutamate synthase-related protein, with protein MPPKYNIHTSPVPNRFQAITKSGVIAWEEGCLRCARCVKKECVYKVYEKRNLDTRQMLDTLDSECQDCFRCVQNCPNRLIQKGLNPTYKVLGDHYWTPEIISSLWFQAETGRIPVSGGGYGGPFSGPGFDAMWTDMSEIVRPTRDGIHGREYISTNVDLGRKLMFLEFGPDGSIVSPAPPLVEIPLPVIFDILPWSPPREKINLSLLECAQSLGTFTVVRQSDLTPDLEKYLPHIIVHVDGKPENLPPELIKRLRMIEIPDSENAMAVQAMLKEENPQLVVIIRMPLNSKASERALQLTGQEGAEVLHLYADEYGLEEVDQPLFIKERVKEIHLRLVEEGVRDQITLIASGGIAMAEHMAKLIICGADALTIDIPLLVAMECRVCRRCKEGIACPVEIDQVDPAWGSARIRNLMAGWHNQLLEILGAMGMREVRRLRGEMGRAMFFEDLEKEIFATMGKRG; from the coding sequence ATGCCTCCAAAATACAATATCCATACATCACCGGTACCTAACAGATTCCAGGCTATTACAAAATCCGGTGTAATAGCCTGGGAGGAAGGATGTCTTAGATGTGCCCGGTGCGTAAAGAAAGAGTGCGTTTATAAAGTCTATGAAAAACGGAACCTCGATACCCGACAGATGCTCGATACCCTTGACAGTGAGTGTCAGGACTGTTTCAGGTGCGTGCAAAACTGTCCTAACAGGCTGATTCAGAAGGGCCTTAACCCCACCTATAAGGTTTTAGGGGATCATTACTGGACGCCGGAGATTATCTCAAGCCTCTGGTTTCAAGCAGAGACAGGCCGAATACCGGTCTCAGGGGGCGGCTATGGTGGTCCGTTCTCCGGTCCAGGATTTGACGCCATGTGGACAGATATGTCCGAGATTGTTCGGCCCACACGGGACGGCATCCACGGACGCGAATATATCAGCACAAACGTTGACCTGGGTCGTAAGCTCATGTTCCTTGAGTTCGGGCCTGACGGATCGATTGTTTCTCCTGCTCCGCCCCTTGTAGAGATACCATTGCCGGTCATTTTTGACATATTGCCATGGTCTCCTCCACGCGAAAAGATAAACCTTTCACTCCTTGAGTGCGCACAATCATTGGGCACTTTTACCGTGGTCAGGCAGTCAGACCTCACCCCTGATTTGGAAAAATATCTCCCGCATATCATTGTTCATGTTGATGGGAAGCCGGAAAATCTTCCCCCTGAACTGATTAAAAGACTCCGTATGATTGAGATACCGGACAGTGAGAACGCTATGGCTGTCCAGGCCATGCTGAAAGAGGAAAATCCGCAGCTCGTGGTTATTATTAGAATGCCATTAAACTCAAAGGCATCAGAACGGGCGCTTCAACTTACCGGACAGGAAGGGGCCGAGGTCCTTCATCTTTATGCCGATGAATACGGTCTTGAAGAGGTCGATCAACCGCTCTTTATAAAAGAACGCGTGAAGGAAATCCACCTTCGCTTAGTGGAGGAAGGGGTACGTGATCAGATCACACTCATCGCAAGCGGAGGTATTGCCATGGCAGAGCATATGGCGAAACTGATTATATGTGGAGCCGATGCGCTTACAATAGATATACCGCTTCTCGTAGCAATGGAGTGCAGGGTTTGCCGCCGTTGTAAAGAAGGTATTGCATGTCCCGTAGAAATTGACCAGGTTGATCCTGCCTGGGGTTCCGCGAGAATAAGGAACCTTATGGCAGGGTGGCATAACCAGCTTCTTGAAATTTTGGGCGCTATGGGAATGCGCGAGGTGCGGCGCTTACGGGGCGAGATGGGTCGTGCCATGTTTTTTGAAGACCTCGAAAAAGAAATCTTCGCCACTATGGGCAAAAGGGGTTGA